Below is a genomic region from Sphingomonas phyllosphaerae.
CTGCACGGCATGGGCGAGCCGCTGTACGACGAAGTCGTGGGTGCGGCGAAGCTCGACCGGCCGTGCCGCATCTATGCGCCGGTCGGGACGTATGAGACGCTGCTGGCCTATCTCGTCCGACGGCTGCTCGAAAACGGCGCGAATTCGTCGTTCGTCAATCGCATCGCCGATCCCGACGTGGCGGTCGCGGATTTGGTCGCCGACCCGGTCGAGACGGTGCGCCGGATGGCGGCGCCGGGGCAGAAGAACCCGCAGATCGCTTTGCCCCGCGAGCTTTACGGCGCGCGGCTCAATTCCGCGGGTCTCGACCTCAGCGACGAGACGGTGCTGGCGTCGCTGAGCGCGACGCTGACGGCAGAGGGGCCGTGGCAGGCCGGCGCGGTCGGGACCGGGCGGGCGGTGCTGAACCCGGCGGACGATCGCGATCAGGTGGGCGTGGTGTGCGACATGTCGGTCGAACAGGCGCTCGACGCGGCGAAGAGTGCTGTCGGCGCTGCGGCAGGCTGGGCGGCACGCCTTCCTGCCGAGCGCGCCGCGACGCTCGACCGCGCTGCCGATACGATGCAGGCGCGGATGCCGCAGTTGCTGGCGCTGATCGTCCGCGAGGCGGGCAAGTCGCTGCCCAATGCGATCGCCGAAGTGCGCGAGGCGATCGACTTCCTGCGTTATTATGCCGAACAGGCGCGCTCGACTCTGGGCACCGGGCACCGCGCGCTCGGGGTGGTGACGTGCATCAGCCCGTGGAACTTCCCGCTCGCGATCTTCACCGGTCAGGTCGCGGCGGCGCTGGTCGCGGGCAACGCGGTGCTCGCCAAGCCCGCGGAGGAGACGCCGCTGATCGCCGCGCAGGGAGTCGCGATCCTGCACGAGGCCGGCGTGCCGCGCGACGTGCTGCACCTCGTCCCTGGCGACGGCGCGATCGGTGCGGCGCTGGTCGCGGCACCCGGGACGTCGGCCGTGATGTTCACCGGCTCGACCGAGGTCGCGCGGCTGATCCAGCGCGAACTGGCGACGCGGCTGCTTCCGGATGGCGCGCCGATCCCGTTCATCGCGGAAACCGGCGGGCAGAATGCGATGATCGTCGACTCGTCCGCGCTCGCCGAACAGGTGGTCGCTGACGTGATCGCCTCCGCGTTCGACAGCGCCGGGCAGCGCTGCTCGGCATTGCGGATCCTGTGCCTTCAGGAAGAGGTCGCGGATCGTACGCTGACGATGATCCGCGGCGCGCTCCACGAGCTGTCGATCGGCCGTACCGACCGGCTGGCGGTCGATATCGGTCCGGTGATCTCAGCGGAGGCGCAGGCGACGATCGAGGCGCATATCTCCAGGATGCGCGCGGCGGGGCATCGCGTCGAGCAGGTGGCGCTGTCGGGCGATATCGCGAACGGCACCTTCGTTCCGCCGACGATCATAGAGTTGAGTGACATTGCGGAGCTGGAGCGCGAGATCTTCGGCCCGGTGCTTCATGTCGTCCGTTTCCGGCGCGCCGATCTGGACCGGCTGATCGACCGGATCAACGCCACCGGTTATGGCCTGACCTTCGGGCTGCACACCCGGCTCGACGAGACGATCGCGCATGTCACCAGCCGGGTGAAAGCGGGCAACCTCTATATCAACCGCAACGTCATCGGTGCGGTCGTCGGCGTCCAGCCGTTCGGCGGCCGCGGGCTTTCCGGAACCGGCCCCAAGGCGGGCGGGCCGTTGTATCTGGGACGGCTCGTCGGCGGTGCGGCCCTGCCCCCCGCGGTCGTGTGCGACCATGCCGATCCGGCGGCGCGCGATCTGGCGATGCGGCTGGAAGAGCGCGGCGAGCACGCGGCGGCAGCGCGGGTGCGTGCGGCGATCGCGGCGTCGATGCTGGGCGCAGAGGTCGAGCTTGGCGGGCCGGTCGGCGAGCGCAACCTGTACGCGCTGCATCCGCGCGGGCGGGTGCTGGCACTGCCCGAGACGCGCGACGGCTTGCTGGAGCAATTGGGTGTCGCGCTGGCGACCGGCAACGACGTGGTGATCGGCGACGCCGACGATGTGCGCGATGCGCTGGCGTTGCTCCCGGAGACAGCGGCGGCGCGGGTGCGCGTCGCCGACGACTGGCGCAACGAGCCCGCATTCGCGGGTGCGTTGATCGAGGGCGATGCCGCACGGGTGGGAACGGCATTGGCGACGCTCGCGGCGCTGCCGGGGCCGATCGTGCTCCCGCAGGCGGCGAGCGCAGGCTATCGGCTCGATTGGCTGGTCGAGGAAGTCTCGACGTCGATCAACACCACCGCCGCCGGCGGCAATGCCAGCCTGATGAGCCTGAATTGACGTTGATGTGAGTAAAGCGGGCGCGTGCTGGCCGGAACGGCGTCGGTGGTGAGCCGTATAGTCCCGACACATCATAGAGGGACTTGATGGCGCTCACCCCGCGCCTTTCCGGGCAGGTTGCCGCCCGGGCGCATCATTCCGGTGCGGCACGCCTGCTGAAGCGCGCCGCGCCGTTCTTTGCGATCGGGGAGGTTTCGGGTGGTCCGCTGCTGATCGCCTCGCTGATCGCACTCGTCCTCGTCAATTCGCCATTGGGCGGCGGCTATGAGCACATCTGGGACACACCGTTGCGACTGAGCTACGGCGGGCAGTCGATCGCGCTGCCGCTGGCCGAATGGGTCAACGACGCGCTGATGCCGTTGTTCTTCCTCATCATCGGCACCGAAGTGAAGCGCGAGTTCAGCAAGGGGTCGCTCTCGTCGGTCAAGACCGCCGTCCTGCCGGTCGCCGGCGCGATCGGCGGGCTGATCGTCCCGATCGGTATCTATCTCGCGTTCAATCACGGGACGGACACGCAGCACGGCTGGGGTGTCGTCGCGGCAATGGACACGGCGTTCAGCCTTGCGATCGTGGCGATGTTCACCACCCGCCTGCCCCCGGCAGTACGCGCGGTGTTGCTGGCATTTGCGGCGATCGACGATGTCTTCGGCCTGCTGGTGATCGCCTTCGCCTATACCGAAACGTTGCAGGCCAGCTACCTGCTGTTGGCGGCGGCGGGCTATATCGGCATCCTGCTTCTGCTACGGCTCGGATGGGTCGCGTCGGTGGCCTATGTACTGCTGGGCGGTGCGGTGTGGATCGGGGTGCTCGGGTCCGGCGTGCACCCGACGATCGCAGGGGTCGCGATCGGCTTGCTGTTGCCGACCAGTTCGCGGCTGTCGGAGCAACGCTTCGTCGAGCGCGTGCAGCGTCCGGTCGACCGGCTGCGCCGTGCGCAACGCGTGGCGAGCACCGCCACCGACGACGAGACGGCCGAACGCGGGCGCGAGGAGGCGCAAAGTCAGCTCGGCTACATCCATGAAATGGCGGCGGCGACCGACGAGCCTGCGGAACGGCTGGTTCGCATCCTGACGCCGTGGGTGTCGTACTTCGTCCTGCCGCTCTTCGCGCTGTCGAACGTCCGCATCCATCTGTCGGCCGACCTGATCGGCGACGCCCTGCGTTCGCCGCTGGCGCTGGGGATTGTCGTCGGGCTGGTGATCGGAAAGCCCGTGGGCTTCTTTGCGGCGACCTGGGCGGCCGCAGCGGTCGGAATCGGCAAGTTGCCGGAGGGCGTGACGTGGCGGATGATCGTCGGCATCGGCGGCGTTGCGGGGATCGGTTTCACGATCTCGCTGTTCATCGCCGAACTGGCCTTTGCCGGCGCGGAACGCACCGAGATCGCTGCATTGGCGATCCTGACCGCCTCGCTGATCGCCGGGCTGTTCGGCTACGTCATGTTGTGGAGCGCGGCGAGGCAGATTGACGGCCGGCAGACCGGCGGTTGATCGGCAGCAACGTAATAAAACGCGCCAACAACCGGGCATGACATTGTATCGCAATGCTTACTGATTTAGGTTGGGCACACCTTGGATCGTTCCCCGCTCGCCCCCCAGCCCGTCACGCCATATGTTGCGCCGCCCGAGATCGGCGCAGCGATCACTGCGTTCGCCGCCTCGCTGGACCCCGGTGACCCGTTCCTGGCCGCCGTGACCCACTCGATCACGCCGATGGTCGTCAGCGATCCACGACTGCCCGACAATCCGCTGATCTTCGTCAACCATGCGTTCGAGGCGCTGACCGGCTTTACCGCCAGCGAGGTGATCGGCCGCAATTGCCGCTTCATGCAAGGGCCGCTGACCGAGGAAGCGGATATCCGGCGCTTGCGAGCGGCGATCGCGCGGCGCGAGCGGATCGATATCGACCTGCTCAACCACCGCCGCGACGGGACGCCGTTCTGGAACCGCTTGATGGTCGCGCCGGTCTTCGATCCGGCCGGCGAATTGCGCTATTTCGTCGCCACGCAACTCGATGTGACGATCGAACGCCATCGCCTGCGCCAGTTGCAAGAAGATCGCGACGCGCTGAACGCCGAAGTGGAACGTCGCGAGGCGGCGCTGGTGGAGCGTGAGGCGCGGCTGGCCATGGCGCTGAAGGCGGGCGGGCTCGGAACATGGTCGCTGGCGCTGCCCGATCTCCATCTGACGGTTTCCCCCGCCTATCTCGACATTTTCGGTCAGTCGGCCGGCGAGCCGTTCAGTTTCGCGGATTTCGAGCGGCGCCTGCATCCCGAGGATTATCAACGCGTCTGCGCAGCGTTGACCGAGACCGTCGAAAACGGTGCCTCGTACGACATCGAATATCGCGTGCTGACTCCGGCTGGCGAGCAACGCTGGGTCCATGCGCAGGGAGCGTTGCAACGTCGCGCGGATGGATCGCCCTTGGTCCTGTCCGGCTTTTCGTCGAACATCTCGGTGCGCAAGTTCGCGGAGGAGCATCGCGCGGTGCTCGCACGCGAACTGACGCACCGGGTCAAGAATACGCTCGCGACGGTCGGCGCGGTGGTCAGCCAGACGCTTCGTGATGCCGGCTCGTTGGACGAAGGACGGCGAGCGGTCGCGGGCCGGATCGCCAGCCTCGGCACCGCGCATGAATTGCTGGTGCGTGATGAGGTCGAGGGAGCGGCGATCAGCGAGATCGTCGAGCGCGTGCTGGCACCGTTCATCGATTCCGGGGGCAGCCGCTTTTCGATCGAGGGGCCGTCGATCCGCCTGTCGCCCGAGATCACGCTGGCGCTGTCGATGGCCTTGCACGAGCTTGCGACCAACGCGATCAAATATGGTGCCTTGTCCGTTCCCGACGGATCGGTGCAGATCCGCTGGGCGCTGGCGGATTGCGCGGGGCAGCGGCGGTTTCGCTTTTCTTGGATCGAGCGCGACGGGCCGGTGGTCGAGCCGCCGACGCGAACCGGCTTCGGCACGCGGATGATCGAACGCGTGCTGGCCGGTCACGTCAGCGGCAAGGCGGCAATGAGCTATCCTCCATCGGGTGCGCGGTTCGAGATCGAGGCGCCGGTCTGATCGTCGGCGTCACTCCTCCGCTTTGCCGGCATCGTCGCAGCGGCTGGACGGGCGTGGCGTCTTGCGCTTCGGGGCGGTGGTCGCAAACTCCCTGGCATCCATCGCGCCCGAGCGATCGTGATCGGCATCGGCAAAGCGGGTGGTGGTCTTGATCGCCCATTCGTCGAACGACAATCGCCCGTCGCCGTTCGCATCGAGCTTGGCAAAAGCCTTGCGACGAGGAACGAGATATTCGTCGCGGGTGACCTTGCCGTCCCGATCCTTGTCGTAGCGGTCAAAGCGCTTCTGCTCGCGGTCCCGCGCCGGTGCTTCGGGGAGCGTGAGCGCTTGTGGATCGTCCACTACGGCATCGGCGGCCTGGCGCGCGGGGGCCGCCGGCACCGAGCGAGCATCGGGGCGCGCCGACCCGTCGAAGATCAGCCATCCCGCCCCGACCAGCGCCAGCGCTGCGACGCCGCCGACCAGATAACGCCACATCTACCGTTGCCCCCCCCGTTTTGACCCACGCGCAGGCTAGCGCGCGCTCTAGCCGGGGCAAGATGGCGTTCAGCGGCCAGTGACCCGAAACCACAACAGGCGTGCCGCACGCGCAGGATGACCGCGGGGTTTGGAATAGCGCGCGAGGTCGAGGCGGGCGGATCGTGCCACCGCGCCGATCGCGCGCGCGGCGACCGGCCAGCGATGGGCGGCGGCCGTTGCAAAGGCGTCGCGTGCCATGTCGCGCGCCAGGGCGGCGGCTGTCGGCGCTTCGAGATGCCGCGACAGATCGGCCAGCGCCCAACCCGTTCCCGACACGACGATCGCGGAATCGTCGCTTCCGACGATCGTCGCCATCGCCGCGAACATCCCACCGCCGCGATGCGTGCCATGAGCCTGTATCGCTTCCCGATCGAGCGTCGGTTCGAGCAGCGCCTCCCACCCCTCGACGAGATCGGCGAGGCGATGGCCGGGAACGTGCGGCACGACGTCGCGTGCAAGTGCCTGAAGCACCGGTTCGGCGGGCGGCGGGGCGTTGTCCAGCGCCGATAACGCCTCGTGCCACCACGTCAGTCGCATCTGGCCGACGATCGGCTCGCGCGTGGTGCGCAGGATCGCGGCCAGCCGATCGTCGAGCTGCCACAGCGCATCCAGCGCCGCGCGATGTGCGGGCGCGGCGTAGGTCATCGCCAACGCTCGTTCCGGGTCGCCGACGCTCTGGGTCACTTGTCCATTAACCATCCCGCTTCAGCCATCCTTACCCGTTCCTGCCGCATGGCTTCGTGCCTCCGCCGATCGACCGTGACGAGATCTTCGCGTGCCGTTTACCCTACCACGTCCCCTGCCTCACCTGTTACGTGACGTCGCCGGCAACGTCGCGATCATGGCGGCGTTTGCGGTGATCCCGCTGCTGGCGATGATCGGTGGCGCGATCGATGCGAGCCGTACCTACATGGCCGCGACGCGCCTGCAACAGGCATGTGACGCCGGCGCGCTCGCCGGGCGCAAGGCGATGGCGAACGTCACCACCCTGACCGATGCCGAAAAGGCCAAGGCGAGCGAATTCTTCCGCTTCAACTTTCCCGCCGGCACCTATTCGGCCGAGAAGGTCACCGCCGTCTTCGACAAAGGCGCGAACGGTGTCGTGGTCGGCCGCGCGTCGCTGTCGATGCCGACGACGCTGATGCGGATGTTCGGCTTCGGCGCGATTCCGGTCAGCACGACGTGCAAGGCGGAACTGCATATTCCGAATACTGACATCATGTTCGTGCTGGACGTCACGGGATCGATGTCGGCCAATCCGGCGGGTGGCGCGGCAACCAGCCAGAACCCGAGCAAGATGGATGGGCTAAAGCAGGCGGTGAAGGACTTCTACGCGGCGCTGGGCCCCGGCCCGTCGACGGGCGCCGGCCGCATCCGCTACGGCTTCGTGCCCTATTCCTCGAACGTCAACGTCGGGCGCGTGCTCTATGCGCTCAATCCCGCTTATATCGCCGGCGGGTCGGGGGACGAGAACGTCAATTATCCTTCGCGTCGAGGCAAGGCCGTGGCGAAAACCTGCGCGGACCGCAGCAACTCCAATTGCTTCGACGTCGATTGGTCGTGGGCGAACCTGTCGGTCAACGTGAGACCGTGGGTTCAAGCAAGCGGCAAAGTCGCCAATCCAGCATATATGCAGAGCAACCCTAAAGACCCAGACGATTATGCGCCTTCTTCCTTTGCATGGGACGGCTGTATCCGTGAAGCGAGTACGGTACAGAACATAACTTCGACATCCTCGCTCGAACCGCCGTCAGGTGCATATGATCTTCAGATCGATCTGAAGCCGAACAGTGCAGCCACGCGCTGGAAGCCGGCTTTGTCGCAACTTCAATATCAGCAATATCCTTGGCCGAACGACAAGTTACAGACGATTGGCTATAGCTGCCCAAAGGAGGCCGGCCCGCTACGGCAGTACACGAGCGACTATAACGCAACGTCGAAAAGCTCTCCGAGCCTGAATACCTATGTCAACGCCCTTCAGCCGACGGGGCAGACCTACCATGACATCGGCCTGATCTGGGGAGCGCGCCTTCTCGCGCCCGACGGCATCTATGGCGCAACGAACGCCGACTCCGTCGCGCCGGGTGGCTATCAAGTGTCTCGCCACATCGTCTTCATGACCGACGGCCAGTTGGACACCGACGCCAAACTGGCCGACGCGTGGGGAGTCAATGCCCTGATGGACAAGGTACAGGCGGACAATGCCGTCGCGCCGGCTTCGGCCGGCGAGGATCGCATTTACGCGAGCCATCTGCGTCGTACGCAGATCATCTGTAACGAAATGAAGAAGCGCGGTTTCATCATCTGGATCGTCGGCTTCGGCAATCAAGGGCTGTCGCAGGAGCTCAAGGAATGTGCGACCGACCCGGATCATTGGTCGATTGCCACCGACACCGCGGCCCTTCGGCAGTCCTTCGCCAAGATCGCGCAGACGATCGGCGGCTTGCGGTTGTCGTCGTGAAGCGCGGGCGGCGCTCCTTCGCGCGGCTGATGCGGGCGTCGGATGGCGCGACGCTGGTCGAGTTCGGGCTGGTGGTCATGCCGTTCCTGACGCTGCTGATGGGTGCGCTCGACGTCGGCTTTCAGGTCTATCTCAGCGCACTCACCAACGGCGCGATGGAGCGCGCGGCACGTCGCGCGACGGTCGGCAGCATCAGCAAGGATCAGGTCGTGGCGGCGATCCGTGCGGAGATCCGCACGATCCTGCCCCGGGGCAGCCGTGACGATCCCGCGGCGGTGACGGTGACCCCGCTCAGCTACACCAATTTCGCCTCGGTCGGCAAAGGCGAGCGGATCGTCGCCGATACCGCGCCGGTCGGCCAGTATAATGCGACCGACTGCTACGAGGATCGCAACCACAACGGCCGCTATGACGCCACGTTCGGCGGTGGCGACGACATGGGGACCGCGGACGACGTCATCTATTACGACGTACTCGTGAAGGTGCCGCGGCTGTTTCCGTTCGCCGCCGCGATCGGACTGGATCCGTTCACCGTCGTGGGGGCGCGAACATTGGTCCGCAACCAGCCTTATGGCGACCAGCAGATCCGGGTGAGATGTTCGTGAGCGGGGCGGAGGGATCGGCTGATCGGTGGCGGCGGCTGCGCCGCGAGCGCTCCGGAGTCGCGATGATCGAGTTCGCGCTGTCGCTGATGTTCCTGCTGCCGATCGCGCTGACCGGAATCGAACTGGCCAATTTCGCGGTGGTGACGTTGCGGCTGAACCAGCTTGCGATGATGGTGTCCGACAATGTCGCGCGATATCGCGGCGGCATCGACGAAGCGCAGGTCGACGAAGTGATGACGGGGGTTGCCTTCGCAGGTCGCGGGATCGACTTCGGCCAGCAAGGTCGAGTGATCGTCTCGACCGTCGAAAGCAACGGGCAAACCGGCACCCAGGCCGGCTACAAGATCAGCTGGCAGCGTTGCTTCGGCGCGATGAACGTTGCGTCGTCCTACGGCCTCGAAGGCGCAGGATCCAGCGACGCGACGCTGGCGAACGGCATCGGACCGGCAGCGAACAAGGTCAAGCCGGTCAACAATACGGCGCTGATCTTCGCAGAGCTGCGCTACACCTATCGGCCGATCGTCGGCGCCGGCTTCCTGGCCGCGCGTGAGATGACGTCGCTCCAGTCCTTCACGGTCCGCGATCGCGCGTCACAGACGCTGACCAACACCACCAACATGCCCGACGCGAAACGCCGCCTGTGCGACGCCGCCCACCTCTCCGCCACCTGAGCGGCGACGGAGAGGTCGGACGATCGGTTAGCCGCGGTAGCAGACCTTCTTGACCGTCTTGACGATCTTGTCGGTCGAGATCAGCGCGAGCTTTTCGAGGTTCGCCGCATAGGGAAGCGGCACGTCCTCGTTGGTGACGCGCAGCACCGGGGCGTCGAGGTCGTCGAAGCCTTCCTCCATTGCGATCGCGGCGATTTCCGAAGCGATCGAGCAGGTCGGCCAGCCTTCCTCCACGACCACCAGCCGGTTGGTCTTGGCGAGTGACTTGAGCACGGTCTGCTTGTCGAGCGGGCGCAGCGTGCGCAGGTCGACGACCTCCGCCTCGATGCCCTCGCCCGCCAGCGTCTCCGCGGCTTCGAGCGCGAGCCCGACGCCGATCGAATAGCTGACGATCGTCACGTCCTTGCCCTCACGCATGATCCGCGCCTTGCCGATCGGGAGCACCCAATCGTCAAGCTTCGGGATCTCGAACGAGCGACCGTAGAGCAGCTCGTTCTCGAGAAACACGACCGGGTCCTGGCTGCGGATCGCGGCCTTCAGCAGCCCCTTGGCATCGGCCGCGTCATAGGGCGCGATCACGATCAGCCCCGGCACCGAGGCGTACCACGGACCGTAGTTCTGGGAGTGCTGCGCGCCGACGCGGCTCGCCGCGCCGTTCGGACCACGGAACACGATCGGGCAGCGCATCTGCCCGCCCGACATGTAGTTGGTCTTCGCGGCGGAGTTGATGATGTGATCGATCGCCTGCATCGCGAAGTTGAAGGTCATGAACTCGACGATCGGCTTCAGCCCGCCCATCGCCGCGCCCGTACCGACGCCGGCAAAGCCGTATTCGGTGATCGGCGTGTCGATGACGCGCTTGTCGCCGAACTCGTCGAGCAGGCCCTGGGTGACCTTGTACGCGCCCTGATATTGGGCGACTTCCTCGCCCAGCACGAACACGCGCTCGTCGGTGCGCATTTCCTCGGCCATCGCGTCGCGCAGCGCTTCGCGGACCGTGACCTTCACCATCTCGGTGCCCGCCGGGATCGCCGGATCGGTGACCTCCGCCTTGTGACTCGCCGCCTCGAACAGCTGGCGCGCGCCGGTGTCGACCTTCTCCTGCGCCGGGTGCGCCGAATCCTCGACCGTATCGGCCTTCTTCTCGTCCGCCGCCGCTTCGGCCTTGGGCGAATCGTCCTTGGTCGCCGCACCGGCTTCCTCGCCCTCGCCGGCGAGCTGCATGATGACGGTGCCGACCTTCACGCCGTCGGTGCCCTCGGCAACGAGGATCTTCGCGACGGTGCCTTCGTCGACCGCCTCGAACTCCATGGTGGCCTTGTCGGTCTCGATCTCGGCCATGATGTCGCCGGACTTCACCGTGTCGCCTTCCTTGACGAGCCACTTGGCGAGCGTGCCCTCCTCCATGGTGGGCGACAGCGCCGGCATCTTGATGTCGATCGCCATCTCAGTACTTCTCCACCAGAACGTCGGTATACAGTTCGGCCGGATCCGGCTCCGGCGTGCTTTCGGCGAAATCGGCCGACTCGGCGACCTGCTTGCGGATGCGCTGCTCGACCGCCTTGAAGTCCTCTTCCTTGACCCCGTGGCCTTCGGTCAGCAGCTTCTTGACGTGCTCGATCGGGTCGGACTTGTCGCGCACCGCCTGCACTTCGTCGCGCGAGCGGTACTTGGCCGGATCGGACATCGAGTGGCCGCGATAGCGATACGTCTTCATCTCAAGGATGATCGGCCCCTTGCCCGCGCGCACCCACGCCAGCGCCTCTTCGGCCGCGCCACGCGCCGCCAGCACGTCCATGCCGTCGATCTGCAGACCCGGGATGCGGAAGCTCTCGCCACGGCGATACAGCTGGTCCTCGGACGAGGCGCGATTGACGCTGGTGCCCATCGCATATTGGTTGTTCTCGATCACGAAGATGATCGGAAGCTTCCACAGCTCGGCCATGTTGAAGCTTTCGTACACCTGACCCTGATTGGCGGCGCCGTCACCGAAATAGGCAAGGCACACGCCACCGTCGTTGGTGTATTTGTGGCTGAACGCGAGGCCCGCGCCGAGCGAGACCTGCGCGCCGACGATGCCGTGCCCGCCGTAGAATTTATGCTCGACGCTGAACATGTGCATCGAGCCGCCCTTGCCCTTCGAGATGCCGGCCTGACGTCCGGTCAGCTCCGCCATGACGTCCTTGGGTGGGATGCCGCACAACAGCATATGGCCGTGGTCGCGATAGCCGGTGATGACCGAGTCCTTCTCGGTCAGCGCCGACTGGAGCCCGACCGCCACGGCTTCCTGCCCGATATACAGGTGGCAAAAGCCGCCGATCAGGCCCAGGCCGTACAGCTGGCCGGCCTTTTCCTCGAAACGGCGGATCAGCAGCATGTCCTCGTAGAATTTAAGGAGTTCGTCCTTGCTCGCCTCATAGGGGCGCGGCTCGGCGGGACGCTCGCGATTCGTTTTCTGCGGGTCGGCAGCCGGTGCTTCGCTGCGTGCTGCTGGGGCTTTTGCCACGATGGACACTACCTCGTTTCTTGAAAGACGTAGCGGCCTATAGCCACGGCACGGCACAGACTGCAAACCCCACCGACTTGCAAGGGATTGGGGCGCGGTCTAGGCGAAGGGCGATGAATGTGCCGGACCCCTCGCCTGCCCCGCGACATCCGCTGCGGATCGCCAATTTCCGCGCATATTGGCTCTCCCGCTTCGCCGGCACGATCGCGGTCAGCGCGCAGGCGATCATCATCGGCTGGCAAGTATACGGTCTTGCCCGCGAGACGATGGACATCCGGCAGGCCGCGTTCATGCTCGGCATGATCGGGCTGGTACAATTTATCCCTTTGTTCCTGCTAACCCCGGTCGTCGGCCTCGTCGCGGACAGTGTCGACCGGCGGTGGATCGTGCGCGGAACGACGGCGCTGCTGTGCATCAACGCCGGCGTGCTCGGGGTGCTGACCTGGTCAGGTAATCTTTCGTTGCCGGCGCTGTTCGGTGCGGCGGTGCTGATCGGGATCGCGCGCGCCTTCTCCGGGCCGGCCTATTCGGCGCTGGCGCCCAACCTCGTTCCCAAGGAGAGCCTGCCGACCGCGATCGCGATCTCGTCGATCGCATGGCAATTCGGGACGGTGGCGGGGCCGAGCATTGGCGGCCTGCTTTATGCGATCCACCCGGATTTTGCGTACGGTGTGATCTCCGGCCTGCTCCTGCTCGCGCTCGCGACGATGTTCATGATCGGCAAGGTGCCGCAGCCGGCCGCGCAGAAGGATCGCCGGCCGATCCAGCGCATCCTCGACGGCTTCTCCTATGTGCGCCGTAACCGACTGGTTCTGGCGGCAATTACCCTCGACCTTTTCGCGGTCCTGCTGGCGGGGGCAACGGCGTTGCTCCCGATCTACGCGCGCGACATCCTGCATGTCGGTGCCAGCGGCCTCGGCTTCCTTGCCGCGGGAATGGGAATCGGCGCGGGCACGACCGCGGTCTGGTTCTCGTTTCGCCCGTTGACGTCGAACGTCGGCGTCAAGATGCTGGCGGCCGTCGTCGTTTTCGGTCTTGCGATCCTGAGCTTCGGCATCGCGACGCAGCTGACCGAGCTGCTGGGCGTCACACGCGTCGGCGCGGGCGGCGCCATCCGGGTCGATTTCGTCATCAGCCTGCTTGCGCTGATCGTCGCGGGCGGCGCGGACATGGTGTCGGTCTATGTCCGGACCTCGCTGATCCAGCTCCACACGCCCGACGCGATGCGCGGCCGGGTCAGCGCGGTGTCGCAGCTGACGATCTCGGCATCGAACGAGTTGGGAGAGGCGGAGAGCGGGCTGCTCGCTTCGCTGCTCGGCCCGGTCGGCGCGGTGGTGTTCGGGGGCGTCGGCGCGATCGCGGTGACCTTGCTGTGGTCGCGGCTGTTCCCGGAACTCCGCCGCGCGCGAACCTTTGATCCGCCCGACATCATCGATATCCCACCACAACATGGAGTAGCGCAGCCATGAAGGCCCAGAACGTCCTCGCGACGATCGGCAACACGCCGCATATCCGTATCCAGAAGCTGTTTCCCGGCTCGGAAGTGTGGATCAAGTCGGAGCGGGCGAACCCCGGCGGCTCGATCAAGGATCGCATCGCGCTCGCGATGATCGAGGCGGCAGAGGCGTCAGGCGCGTTGCAGCCCGGCGGGACGATCATCGAACCGACCAGCGGCAATACCGGGATCGGGCTGGCGATGGTCGCGGCGGTCAAGGGGTACAAGCTGGTGCTCGTGATGCCGGAGAGCATGAGCATCGAGCGGCGCCGAC
It encodes:
- the pdhA gene encoding pyruvate dehydrogenase (acetyl-transferring) E1 component subunit alpha is translated as MAKAPAARSEAPAADPQKTNRERPAEPRPYEASKDELLKFYEDMLLIRRFEEKAGQLYGLGLIGGFCHLYIGQEAVAVGLQSALTEKDSVITGYRDHGHMLLCGIPPKDVMAELTGRQAGISKGKGGSMHMFSVEHKFYGGHGIVGAQVSLGAGLAFSHKYTNDGGVCLAYFGDGAANQGQVYESFNMAELWKLPIIFVIENNQYAMGTSVNRASSEDQLYRRGESFRIPGLQIDGMDVLAARGAAEEALAWVRAGKGPIILEMKTYRYRGHSMSDPAKYRSRDEVQAVRDKSDPIEHVKKLLTEGHGVKEEDFKAVEQRIRKQVAESADFAESTPEPDPAELYTDVLVEKY
- a CDS encoding MFS transporter, producing MNVPDPSPAPRHPLRIANFRAYWLSRFAGTIAVSAQAIIIGWQVYGLARETMDIRQAAFMLGMIGLVQFIPLFLLTPVVGLVADSVDRRWIVRGTTALLCINAGVLGVLTWSGNLSLPALFGAAVLIGIARAFSGPAYSALAPNLVPKESLPTAIAISSIAWQFGTVAGPSIGGLLYAIHPDFAYGVISGLLLLALATMFMIGKVPQPAAQKDRRPIQRILDGFSYVRRNRLVLAAITLDLFAVLLAGATALLPIYARDILHVGASGLGFLAAGMGIGAGTTAVWFSFRPLTSNVGVKMLAAVVVFGLAILSFGIATQLTELLGVTRVGAGGAIRVDFVISLLALIVAGGADMVSVYVRTSLIQLHTPDAMRGRVSAVSQLTISASNELGEAESGLLASLLGPVGAVVFGGVGAIAVTLLWSRLFPELRRARTFDPPDIIDIPPQHGVAQP
- a CDS encoding pyruvate dehydrogenase complex E1 component subunit beta, which gives rise to MAIDIKMPALSPTMEEGTLAKWLVKEGDTVKSGDIMAEIETDKATMEFEAVDEGTVAKILVAEGTDGVKVGTVIMQLAGEGEEAGAATKDDSPKAEAAADEKKADTVEDSAHPAQEKVDTGARQLFEAASHKAEVTDPAIPAGTEMVKVTVREALRDAMAEEMRTDERVFVLGEEVAQYQGAYKVTQGLLDEFGDKRVIDTPITEYGFAGVGTGAAMGGLKPIVEFMTFNFAMQAIDHIINSAAKTNYMSGGQMRCPIVFRGPNGAASRVGAQHSQNYGPWYASVPGLIVIAPYDAADAKGLLKAAIRSQDPVVFLENELLYGRSFEIPKLDDWVLPIGKARIMREGKDVTIVSYSIGVGLALEAAETLAGEGIEAEVVDLRTLRPLDKQTVLKSLAKTNRLVVVEEGWPTCSIASEIAAIAMEEGFDDLDAPVLRVTNEDVPLPYAANLEKLALISTDKIVKTVKKVCYRG